From one Formosa sediminum genomic stretch:
- a CDS encoding RNA polymerase sigma factor → MEVLINDSLLAIEIKKSDKKAFRILFERYYKNLLDYTITYTYDLQEAEDIVQQTFITLWNNRLNINSEKSIKSYLYRIAYNTYIDIYRKQKKRNAFFNELKEQALRDRITPDHEALDIRINKLKNVIETLPEKCKEILYLNKFEGLKYKEISEQLNISVKTVESHMYKAFKIIRKNFSEDDLFLCIVYKNFFKD, encoded by the coding sequence TTGGAAGTTTTAATTAACGACTCTTTATTAGCTATTGAGATTAAAAAAAGCGACAAAAAAGCTTTTAGAATCTTATTTGAGCGTTATTATAAAAATCTTTTAGATTATACCATTACCTATACTTATGATTTACAAGAAGCTGAAGATATAGTACAACAAACTTTTATTACACTTTGGAACAATAGATTAAATATAAATTCTGAAAAATCTATTAAAAGTTATTTATATAGAATAGCATACAATACTTATATAGATATATACAGAAAACAAAAAAAAAGAAATGCTTTTTTTAATGAACTTAAAGAACAAGCTCTAAGAGATAGAATTACACCAGATCATGAAGCTTTAGATATACGCATTAATAAATTAAAAAATGTGATAGAAACACTACCTGAAAAATGCAAAGAGATTTTATATTTAAATAAATTTGAAGGTCTTAAGTATAAAGAAATTTCAGAACAATTAAATATTTCTGTAAAAACAGTAGAGTCTCACATGTATAAAGCTTTTAAAATAATTAGAAAAAACTTTAGCGAAGACGATTTATTTTTATGTATTGTATATAAAAACTTTTTTAAAGATTAA
- a CDS encoding TlpA disulfide reductase family protein, with amino-acid sequence MKNIIIILITTLFLSTSENPHYVINGVFKGGEGQEIVLEELSNMRVVKRLGSTQVDSNGKFTFTGDAFGEIKEVRLSIVGTRFKENFILEDTVINVNIITKVVTEKYTKYLFELERGKEDAVYAKLKSNYKERRTVWGGKSNRVVKANEAGELSDEDLEKTRAKLDADFIDETLNILSNYPDSYGTYFYIKNYMLRYDPLPVVEQAFANLSDRIKNSKEATVFKDEVKELKRSFVGGTPENFTIPSLDGGETSLYQYRGKVLLIDFWATWCGPCLKAMPHVGEIYEEFHPQGLEVLGISYDRDESKWRNFLKQNEYVVWDQASSLLEWNCPSAKTFAITMIPETILIDKEGVIVARGLQGEELESKIKELLAK; translated from the coding sequence ATGAAAAATATAATTATAATTTTAATAACAACATTATTCCTATCTACTTCAGAAAACCCTCATTATGTAATTAATGGGGTTTTTAAAGGGGGAGAAGGACAAGAAATCGTTTTAGAAGAACTTTCCAATATGCGCGTTGTAAAGCGCTTAGGTTCTACACAAGTAGATTCTAATGGTAAATTTACCTTTACAGGGGATGCTTTTGGAGAAATAAAAGAAGTCAGATTATCTATTGTAGGAACTCGATTTAAAGAAAATTTTATACTAGAAGATACGGTTATTAATGTAAATATTATAACAAAAGTAGTTACAGAGAAATACACCAAATATCTTTTTGAATTAGAACGCGGAAAAGAAGACGCAGTTTATGCTAAGTTAAAGTCTAATTATAAGGAAAGACGAACCGTTTGGGGAGGTAAAAGTAATCGAGTAGTTAAAGCCAATGAAGCGGGAGAACTTAGTGATGAAGACTTAGAAAAAACGCGAGCAAAATTAGATGCAGATTTTATTGATGAAACGCTTAATATTTTAAGCAATTATCCAGATAGTTATGGGACTTATTTTTATATAAAAAATTATATGTTAAGATATGATCCTTTACCTGTAGTAGAGCAAGCCTTTGCAAACTTATCAGATCGTATAAAAAACTCAAAAGAAGCTACCGTTTTTAAAGATGAGGTAAAAGAGTTAAAAAGGTCTTTTGTAGGAGGCACGCCAGAGAACTTTACCATCCCGTCATTAGATGGAGGCGAAACGAGTTTGTATCAATACCGAGGTAAAGTTTTACTTATAGATTTTTGGGCAACCTGGTGTGGTCCATGTCTAAAGGCAATGCCTCATGTAGGAGAGATTTACGAAGAATTTCATCCACAAGGATTGGAGGTTTTAGGAATATCTTACGATAGAGACGAGAGTAAATGGCGTAATTTTTTAAAGCAAAACGAATATGTTGTTTGGGATCAGGCCTCTTCATTACTAGAATGGAATTGCCCATCAGCAAAAACATTTGCCATAACCATGATACCAGAAACGATCTTAATAGACAAAGAAGGAGTCATAGTAGCACGAGGCCTTCAAGGAGAAGAGCTAGAATCAAAAATAAAAGAATTACTAGCCAAGTAA
- a CDS encoding SusC/RagA family TonB-linked outer membrane protein produces the protein MRTILMLFCSTIFSFTPADIISQNAKITINQDKTVSVDEIFDIIQSQTTYTFIYRSDLFKEIPSVTLNKSTIKVKDLLSKVISTNQYSFELLKDNTIVIEKKVARVIQEEITGNVTDEKNSPLAGVSVLIKGTRRGTLTDFDGDFKIKGLKTTDVLIFSSMGFEKQYIEVGDKKVINVVLKESSNELDEIVVSGKKTVNTGYQVLSKAKSIGSYEVVGSDVIETKFQTNILDRLEGTVSGLSLYRGTPVIRGVSTLNGEDYPLIVLDGAVYEGDLESINPNDIENVTVLKDATAASIYGVRSANGVIVVTTKRGIVGKPTLSYSSSFQIEPLPSRSYQNLMSSPEFVDYQIDVFNATVSDTRKTSTLALDEVNTLLYAHEDGLISTEYLNSELDKLRNLDGYDQVVDELLTPKITQQHNLALRGGTEKHQYALSLNYSSRGSFEKDRPVEQLGLNVKNYFKFNDWFKFDISLLGSYGFSDYYSGVSGIALLGASRLPYEVLRDENGNPAEWNYIKSDSEIERLISLGLLDQSYYPLNQLKEVKTSSKSPSAVINVGTEIKLSESLGLELRGQLGYGKTHSEIYASEDSYNVRNMINDATQIINGEVINNIPYGGQITETFYDRNSYTLRAQLNYSKTFKEKHDVNVILGGERSKAVTESYGFKRYGYDPESLSFTDVDEATLVAGIQTTQSVLGTFTLGGQTIYQNTDSRYISGYANVSYMYDDKLGFNVSARMDESNLFGKNPKYTYRPLWSFGSNYIVDTESLSLPWLNRLKVRATYGISGNVFDNSGPFAIASISTILNEAGETQANITSPPNEDLRWEQTYITNIGIDYELFSKKLSGSIEFYNKRTVDAVAYVDSDPILGWTSLPKNYASLNNRGIELQISPKFITTDDFRWSGNLILSYNRNKVTEFVEERTTYVYDYVSENQLREGQELNTLYAIRYAGLNDKGAPTAYKADGTLVNSYLDLSPEDLVDKGTYDPPYHASLSNNITYKQFNLSFLFIYYGGHVQRDVAAGYYPTFRYPYELTRNIDKVHLNYWKQPGDEADINKSPGINWDNASNPNQVLSSQRNIWTYADVNVQKADYVKLRNITLAYTVPKIILDKVNLSSLRLTLDVRNPFRWANNRNNLDPEVWTEDGSRGTAIMPTYTFAINLNF, from the coding sequence ATGAGAACAATTTTGATGTTGTTTTGCTCTACTATTTTTAGTTTTACGCCTGCCGATATCATCTCTCAAAATGCAAAAATTACAATTAATCAGGATAAAACAGTTTCTGTAGATGAGATTTTTGATATTATTCAGTCGCAAACAACGTATACTTTTATTTATCGTTCAGATCTTTTTAAAGAAATTCCTTCTGTTACGTTAAATAAAAGTACAATTAAAGTCAAGGATTTATTATCTAAGGTCATATCTACTAATCAGTATAGTTTTGAACTATTAAAAGATAATACTATTGTTATAGAAAAAAAGGTTGCAAGAGTAATACAAGAAGAAATTACAGGTAATGTTACCGATGAAAAAAATAGTCCATTAGCGGGTGTAAGTGTTTTAATTAAAGGTACTAGAAGAGGGACGCTAACAGATTTTGATGGTGATTTTAAGATTAAAGGTCTTAAGACTACAGATGTCTTAATTTTCTCAAGTATGGGGTTTGAAAAACAATATATTGAAGTAGGAGATAAAAAAGTAATAAATGTAGTATTAAAAGAATCTTCTAATGAGTTAGATGAAATAGTTGTCTCTGGAAAGAAAACTGTAAATACAGGGTATCAAGTGCTTTCAAAGGCAAAATCTATTGGTTCATATGAGGTTGTTGGATCTGATGTCATCGAAACTAAATTTCAAACAAATATTTTAGATAGATTAGAAGGGACTGTAAGTGGTTTGTCTTTATACAGAGGGACACCTGTTATTAGAGGAGTTTCTACACTTAATGGAGAAGATTATCCTTTAATTGTTTTAGATGGTGCGGTTTATGAAGGTGATTTAGAGTCTATTAACCCTAACGATATAGAGAATGTTACAGTATTGAAGGATGCTACAGCGGCTTCAATTTACGGTGTAAGATCTGCCAATGGAGTTATTGTGGTAACTACCAAAAGAGGTATTGTTGGTAAACCAACTTTAAGTTACTCATCATCATTTCAAATAGAGCCATTACCAAGTAGATCATATCAAAACTTAATGTCTTCTCCAGAATTTGTTGATTATCAGATAGATGTTTTTAATGCAACAGTGTCCGATACACGAAAGACTTCAACCTTAGCTTTAGACGAAGTTAATACATTATTATATGCACATGAAGATGGTTTAATTTCAACAGAATATTTAAATTCAGAATTAGATAAACTAAGAAACTTAGATGGTTATGATCAAGTTGTAGATGAGTTGTTAACTCCAAAAATTACACAACAACATAACCTTGCATTAAGAGGTGGTACTGAAAAGCATCAATATGCATTATCTCTTAATTATTCGAGTAGAGGTTCTTTTGAAAAAGATAGACCTGTTGAGCAATTAGGGCTAAACGTAAAAAACTATTTTAAATTTAATGACTGGTTTAAATTTGATATTTCTCTTTTAGGTAGCTATGGTTTTTCAGATTATTATTCAGGGGTTTCAGGTATTGCTTTATTAGGAGCTTCACGACTTCCTTATGAAGTGCTTAGAGATGAAAATGGAAATCCAGCAGAATGGAATTACATTAAAAGTGATAGCGAGATTGAGAGGCTTATTTCGTTAGGATTATTAGATCAATCGTATTATCCGCTTAATCAATTGAAGGAAGTAAAAACATCAAGTAAAAGTCCTTCTGCTGTTATAAATGTTGGAACAGAAATTAAACTTTCAGAATCTTTAGGCTTGGAATTAAGAGGTCAGTTAGGGTACGGTAAAACCCATAGTGAGATTTATGCATCAGAAGATAGTTATAATGTTCGTAATATGATAAACGATGCTACTCAAATAATTAATGGTGAGGTTATTAATAATATTCCTTACGGTGGTCAGATTACAGAAACCTTTTACGATAGAAATTCATATACTTTACGAGCACAACTTAATTACTCTAAAACATTTAAAGAAAAACATGATGTAAATGTAATTTTAGGGGGAGAGAGAAGCAAAGCAGTTACAGAATCATATGGATTTAAACGTTATGGTTATGATCCAGAAAGTTTAAGTTTTACAGATGTAGATGAGGCTACCTTAGTGGCAGGGATTCAGACAACACAATCTGTTCTAGGGACTTTTACTTTAGGAGGACAAACTATTTACCAAAATACAGATAGTAGATATATATCTGGTTATGCAAATGTTTCTTACATGTATGATGATAAATTAGGATTTAATGTAAGTGCAAGAATGGATGAATCTAATTTATTTGGTAAAAACCCTAAATATACATATAGACCACTTTGGTCTTTTGGATCTAACTATATTGTAGATACAGAATCTTTATCTTTACCATGGCTTAATAGATTAAAAGTTAGAGCTACATATGGAATAAGTGGTAATGTTTTTGATAATAGTGGGCCATTTGCCATAGCATCAATTTCTACTATTCTTAATGAGGCTGGAGAAACACAAGCAAATATAACTTCTCCCCCAAATGAAGATTTAAGATGGGAACAAACATACATAACCAATATAGGTATAGATTACGAGTTATTTTCTAAAAAATTATCAGGTAGTATAGAATTTTATAATAAGAGAACCGTAGACGCTGTAGCTTATGTAGACTCAGACCCTATTTTAGGTTGGACAAGCCTTCCTAAAAATTATGCTTCATTAAACAACAGAGGTATTGAATTGCAAATTAGTCCAAAATTTATAACTACCGATGATTTTAGATGGAGTGGTAATTTAATACTTAGTTATAATAGAAATAAAGTTACAGAGTTCGTAGAAGAAAGAACTACATATGTATATGATTATGTTTCTGAAAATCAACTAAGAGAAGGGCAAGAATTAAATACACTTTATGCTATACGTTATGCTGGCCTAAATGACAAAGGAGCTCCAACAGCTTATAAGGCAGATGGTACTCTTGTTAATAGTTACCTAGATTTAAGTCCGGAAGATTTAGTAGATAAAGGAACTTACGACCCACCATATCACGCATCTTTATCTAATAATATTACTTATAAACAATTTAATCTTTCATTTTTATTTATCTATTATGGAGGACACGTTCAGAGAGATGTAGCCGCAGGGTACTATCCAACATTTAGATATCCATATGAATTAACTCGTAATATAGATAAAGTACATTTAAATTATTGGAAACAGCCAGGTGATGAGGCCGATATAAACAAATCTCCAGGAATAAATTGGGATAATGCTTCAAACCCTAATCAAGTTCTAAGTTCTCAAAGAAATATTTGGACATATGCAGATGTAAATGTTCAAAAAGCAGATTATGTTAAGTTAAGAAATATAACATTAGCTTATACTGTACCTAAAATAATCTTAGATAAAGTTAATTTATCTAGTTTAAGACTAACTTTAGATGTAAGAAACCCATTTAGATGGGCGAATAATAGAAATAATCTAGATCCTGAAGTTTGGACAGAAGATGGTAGTAGAGGTACAGCAATTATGCCAACATATACTTTTGCAATTAATTTAAACTTTTAA
- a CDS encoding T9SS type A sorting domain-containing protein: MKHYYLFALLLISSLANSQQITLVKDINAFPGAVGKEGRHSSPNNLTAFNGKLYFAADDQIASNTNGVDVGIELWVSDGTPEGTVLLKDIDGSSDDSSPSKFFELNNKLYFQVYETSTGNYSLYTTDGTEAGTVLLFNDFQFEPPTIIGNKAYMRKYITDADGVFTGIYYEFDGTNLQVLPDTGSGTISAGSNYIALNDNSILFNMTYTVGGTSDGQELYLYNISNQTYTLVKNFDDANGDSSLTHFTKMGDNVYFEYDNNLWVTDGTAAGTTQVTIASSINGLASLFAWENKLYFEGDDGSFDQLWVYDPTANKVTNLSGTTEANPTGFSFNHDPVHFVAPGDGYLYYAGKSVATFASYNLYRTNGVTIESIEMDLIDSVDDIVKLNNALYFEAAYTDSNPEFTDLGRELYTYTNDKLLSTNTFELNNSISIYPNPSTSFLNVKTTLDGEINYSIYNLLGKQVQTGTINNNVINHNLTSGLYLLKLDNGTQSITKKIIVKN, translated from the coding sequence ATGAAACATTATTACCTTTTTGCTTTGCTTCTTATATCAAGCTTAGCAAATTCGCAACAAATTACACTTGTTAAAGACATTAATGCTTTTCCTGGTGCTGTAGGCAAAGAAGGTCGCCACTCTAGCCCAAATAATTTAACTGCATTTAACGGTAAACTTTATTTTGCTGCAGATGATCAAATTGCTTCAAATACTAATGGTGTAGATGTTGGTATTGAACTTTGGGTTTCTGATGGAACACCTGAAGGTACAGTGTTGTTAAAAGATATTGATGGATCTAGTGATGACTCAAGCCCATCAAAGTTCTTTGAATTAAATAATAAATTATATTTCCAAGTATACGAGACATCTACAGGAAATTACAGTCTCTACACTACAGATGGTACAGAAGCAGGAACAGTACTACTATTTAATGATTTTCAATTCGAACCACCTACAATTATTGGTAATAAAGCTTATATGAGAAAGTATATTACTGATGCTGATGGTGTATTTACAGGTATTTATTATGAATTTGACGGCACAAACTTACAAGTATTACCAGATACTGGTTCAGGCACAATATCAGCTGGAAGTAATTATATTGCACTTAACGATAATTCTATTTTATTTAATATGACATATACTGTAGGAGGCACATCTGACGGGCAAGAATTATACCTTTACAACATTTCTAATCAAACCTATACGTTGGTTAAAAATTTTGATGATGCTAATGGAGACTCTTCTTTAACTCATTTCACAAAGATGGGAGACAATGTTTACTTTGAATATGACAACAATTTATGGGTAACCGATGGTACCGCAGCAGGAACAACACAAGTAACAATTGCATCTTCTATTAATGGTCTTGCGTCTTTATTCGCTTGGGAGAATAAATTGTATTTTGAAGGTGATGATGGTAGCTTTGACCAACTATGGGTATACGACCCTACAGCAAACAAAGTTACTAACCTTAGTGGTACTACTGAAGCTAATCCTACTGGTTTCTCTTTTAACCACGACCCTGTCCACTTTGTTGCACCTGGTGACGGCTACTTATATTACGCCGGTAAATCTGTAGCGACTTTTGCTAGCTACAACTTGTACAGAACAAACGGAGTTACTATAGAAAGTATAGAAATGGACTTAATTGATAGTGTTGATGATATTGTTAAGCTAAACAACGCGTTATATTTTGAAGCTGCCTATACAGATTCTAATCCTGAATTTACTGATTTGGGACGAGAATTATATACTTATACAAATGATAAATTATTAAGTACTAATACATTTGAACTTAATAATTCAATTTCAATTTACCCAAATCCATCAACTAGTTTTTTAAATGTTAAAACTACATTAGATGGAGAAATTAACTACTCAATATATAATTTATTAGGTAAGCAAGTGCAAACTGGAACAATTAATAACAATGTAATAAACCATAATTTAACATCTGGATTATATTTATTAAAATTAGACAACGGTACACAATCAATTACTAAGAAAATTATAGTAAAAAACTAA
- a CDS encoding FecR family protein: protein MKKITIKYITSTISSKELLELKEMLKEKENQELFKDYVKDYYDVHAVLNKPDVDKAFDKLWKEIEKQKPSRQLFFPMWFKYAAAAVLVLMFSLSYYLINNKEQAEVKHSVVETGTPGFNKAILTLEDGSNIVLEKGQPYNAAKVTSNGEQIIYDKKDENHILYNYLTVPRGGRFEVELADGTRVWLNSDSKLKYPVSFKSGTTREVELVYGEAYFDVSSSKNHNGASFKVRSKLQEVEVLGTEFNLKAYKDDISVYTTLVEGEVSVKNEAFKEVLDPGYQSVVVGEREVIDVRTVNVYNEIAWKEGIFSFRDKPLKEIMKSLSRWYDVDILIKNKELEDIRFNGVLSKTMTLEEILIPIKRNTNLKYKLYDKKIIIE, encoded by the coding sequence TTGAAAAAAATAACTATAAAATATATAACGAGTACAATATCTTCAAAAGAGTTGTTAGAACTTAAGGAGATGTTAAAAGAAAAGGAAAATCAAGAACTTTTCAAAGACTATGTCAAAGATTATTATGATGTACATGCCGTACTAAATAAACCAGATGTAGATAAAGCTTTTGATAAACTTTGGAAGGAAATAGAGAAACAAAAACCATCTAGACAATTGTTTTTTCCCATGTGGTTTAAATATGCAGCAGCAGCTGTGTTAGTTTTGATGTTTTCGTTATCTTACTATTTAATAAATAACAAAGAACAAGCAGAGGTTAAACACTCTGTTGTAGAAACAGGAACCCCTGGTTTTAATAAGGCTATTTTAACTCTGGAAGACGGTTCTAATATTGTGTTAGAAAAGGGACAGCCTTATAATGCAGCTAAAGTTACTAGTAATGGAGAACAAATTATATATGACAAAAAAGACGAGAATCATATATTATATAATTACTTAACCGTACCAAGAGGAGGGAGGTTTGAAGTTGAATTGGCTGATGGTACTCGAGTTTGGTTAAATTCAGATTCAAAATTAAAATATCCAGTTAGCTTCAAATCAGGTACAACACGTGAAGTTGAACTTGTGTATGGGGAAGCTTATTTTGATGTGTCTTCAAGTAAAAATCATAATGGAGCATCATTTAAAGTACGTTCTAAGCTACAGGAAGTAGAGGTGCTAGGAACAGAATTTAACTTAAAAGCTTATAAAGACGATATAAGTGTATATACTACTTTAGTTGAAGGTGAAGTATCTGTGAAAAACGAAGCTTTTAAGGAAGTTTTAGATCCTGGTTATCAGTCTGTCGTGGTAGGTGAGAGAGAGGTTATTGATGTTAGGACGGTAAATGTTTATAATGAAATAGCTTGGAAAGAGGGTATTTTTTCATTTAGAGATAAACCGTTGAAAGAAATTATGAAATCTTTATCTAGATGGTATGATGTAGATATACTTATTAAAAATAAAGAACTTGAGGATATAAGGTTTAATGGTGTCTTAAGTAAAACTATGACTTTAGAAGAAATATTAATTCCAATAAAAAGAAACACAAATCTGAAATATAAATTATATGATAAAAAGATAATTATTGAATAA
- a CDS encoding TlpA family protein disulfide reductase — MKTLIFSFGLILSLMVFNKETAVDYALFSGKIENLEAEELTLIKLNKTFKKKISVASNGVFSDTIRAGSGLYLLTAGKNSVSIYLNNGNDITLTANSKDFNHSLKISGEGSGTTNYLLLKSKTDSQKLEESLFYALDEVEFKNNIKKSTLLLSKALDTLEGVDPAFKALEKRKLNYNYLLELSKYATGKHVYWSKQAYYKPTAEFLSDLDTLDVNNEADFVSINTYKQLVIAHYNDEIKALSKKESIPYMLAKLKVHATIANETIKNELLFTGAEYGLMKATDVEAYYKTFINASTDAANNAKITATYNKLISVNKGKPSPTFTNYEKYSGGTLSLAELKGQYVYIDVWATWCVPCLKEIPDLKRVEKAYHGKNIVFLSISIDESKDYDKWKNMVKTKELGGIQVLADKGGKSKFLDDYFISSIPRFILLDPEGNIVDKKAPRPSDPELLELFNTLEI, encoded by the coding sequence ATGAAAACACTAATATTTAGTTTCGGATTGATTTTAAGCCTCATGGTTTTCAATAAAGAAACAGCAGTAGACTATGCTCTATTTTCAGGAAAGATTGAAAATTTAGAAGCAGAAGAACTCACCTTAATTAAGTTAAACAAAACTTTTAAAAAGAAAATTTCTGTAGCTTCAAACGGTGTTTTTTCAGACACTATAAGAGCGGGATCAGGACTTTATTTGCTAACAGCAGGAAAAAACAGTGTTAGTATTTATTTAAATAACGGAAATGATATTACACTTACAGCCAATTCAAAAGATTTTAATCATTCACTTAAAATTTCAGGAGAAGGTTCGGGAACGACCAATTATCTATTATTAAAAAGTAAAACAGACTCTCAGAAATTAGAGGAGTCCTTATTTTATGCATTAGATGAAGTAGAGTTTAAAAATAACATCAAAAAAAGCACCTTATTACTCTCTAAAGCCTTAGACACTCTAGAGGGCGTAGATCCAGCTTTTAAAGCTTTAGAAAAGCGTAAGCTTAATTACAATTATTTATTAGAGTTATCAAAATACGCAACAGGAAAACACGTGTATTGGTCAAAACAAGCCTATTATAAACCCACAGCAGAATTTTTATCAGATTTAGATACTTTAGATGTCAATAATGAGGCCGATTTTGTATCAATTAATACTTATAAACAATTAGTGATAGCGCATTATAATGATGAAATTAAAGCGTTATCTAAAAAGGAATCAATACCTTATATGCTAGCAAAGCTTAAGGTTCATGCGACTATTGCGAATGAAACCATTAAGAATGAGTTGTTATTTACAGGAGCAGAATATGGATTGATGAAAGCGACAGATGTTGAAGCGTATTATAAAACCTTTATAAATGCATCCACAGATGCAGCGAACAATGCTAAAATTACCGCAACTTATAATAAGTTAATAAGTGTTAACAAAGGTAAACCCTCACCAACCTTCACAAATTACGAAAAGTATTCAGGAGGCACTTTGTCATTAGCGGAACTTAAAGGACAATATGTTTATATAGATGTTTGGGCTACTTGGTGCGTACCCTGTCTAAAAGAAATACCAGATTTAAAGCGAGTTGAAAAAGCATATCATGGAAAGAATATTGTTTTTTTAAGTATCTCCATAGATGAATCAAAAGATTATGACAAGTGGAAAAACATGGTTAAAACAAAAGAGCTAGGCGGGATTCAAGTACTTGCAGATAAGGGCGGGAAGTCTAAATTTTTAGATGACTATTTTATTTCTTCTATTCCGCGTTTTATATTATTAGATCCAGAAGGGAATATCGTAGATAAAAAAGCCCCGAGACCATCAGATCCTGAGTTATTAGAATTATTTAATACACTAGAGATTTAA
- a CDS encoding RagB/SusD family nutrient uptake outer membrane protein, producing the protein MKYNYKIVLGLLIILNFSCDDFLEITPLGQTIPSTYNDYVYLLNSDALIYQSEIGYVNLFTDDLEKSLDDDMPDEVGFSSLPEFGINYYYFNPGPTYPLDTNDAFFSSAYSQIYTYDFVANGIMEVTDATEEEKLAVKAEALFCRAYNFFKLVNLYAKAYDPDTASTDYGVPLILDDNIYAEYGRNTVEEVYSQIISDLLEAIPNLNLNASSNYHPTLSAGYFLLAKVYLFRGEFEQALTYANLAIENKGSFELQDLKNYIAFEGGWGGRIFNNTTYEAMEEMYDVSENMYIKNSLTNFNGTALATEELVAVYEKDLPEGSIDKRRDLYFETDQAEFNLGSPIFFPGRTIYGAFVTRNAGILLPDLYLILAELEARIGSKDQAMEYINYLRDYRITNNVPLTAASNEDALNIVLEERRRELSFLSDFRFQDLKRLNKESAFAKTITHTVEGVDYTLPPNDPRWILPLSNDVIQFNPDMPQYDR; encoded by the coding sequence ATGAAATATAATTATAAAATAGTATTAGGATTACTAATTATTTTAAATTTTTCTTGTGATGATTTCTTAGAAATAACACCACTAGGACAAACCATACCTTCTACATACAATGATTATGTGTATTTGTTGAATAGTGATGCTCTTATATATCAGTCTGAAATTGGTTATGTTAATCTTTTTACAGATGATTTAGAAAAGTCTTTAGACGATGATATGCCTGATGAAGTTGGTTTTTCATCACTTCCAGAGTTTGGCATAAATTATTATTATTTTAATCCTGGACCTACTTATCCTTTAGATACTAATGATGCTTTTTTCTCATCAGCTTACTCACAAATTTATACGTATGATTTTGTGGCAAATGGTATTATGGAGGTAACAGACGCAACTGAAGAAGAAAAATTAGCTGTTAAAGCAGAAGCCTTATTTTGTAGAGCATACAATTTTTTTAAATTAGTAAATCTTTATGCAAAAGCTTACGATCCTGATACAGCTAGTACAGATTACGGAGTACCTTTAATTTTAGATGATAATATTTATGCAGAATATGGTAGGAATACAGTTGAAGAAGTTTATAGTCAGATAATTAGTGATTTGTTGGAAGCGATTCCTAATCTTAATTTAAATGCTTCTAGTAACTATCACCCAACACTATCAGCCGGCTATTTTCTATTAGCTAAAGTATATTTATTTAGAGGCGAATTTGAGCAAGCTCTTACATATGCAAATTTAGCCATAGAGAATAAAGGGTCTTTTGAGTTACAAGATTTAAAAAATTATATAGCTTTTGAAGGAGGCTGGGGCGGAAGAATCTTTAATAACACAACATATGAAGCAATGGAAGAAATGTATGACGTTTCAGAAAATATGTATATTAAAAATTCGCTAACTAATTTTAATGGTACTGCTTTAGCCACAGAAGAGTTAGTAGCTGTATATGAAAAAGATTTACCAGAAGGCTCAATAGATAAGCGTAGAGATTTGTATTTTGAAACTGATCAAGCAGAGTTTAATCTTGGTAGCCCAATTTTTTTCCCTGGTAGAACAATTTATGGTGCTTTTGTAACTAGAAATGCCGGAATTTTGTTGCCCGATTTATATCTTATTTTAGCAGAATTAGAAGCAAGGATAGGTAGTAAAGATCAAGCCATGGAGTATATAAACTATCTTAGAGATTATAGAATTACCAACAATGTCCCTTTAACAGCAGCCTCTAACGAAGACGCTTTAAACATTGTTTTAGAAGAAAGAAGAAGAGAACTTAGTTTCCTTTCTGATTTTAGATTTCAAGATCTTAAAAGATTGAATAAAGAATCTGCTTTTGCTAAAACAATAACGCATACTGTAGAAGGTGTAGATTATACATTACCACCAAACGATCCAAGATGGATTTTACCACTTTCTAATGATGTTATACAATTTAATCCAGATATGCCACAATACGATAGATAA